In Rhizobium lusitanum, a genomic segment contains:
- a CDS encoding beta-galactosidase yields the protein MILQEPDTVSVNTSTKDLSVWRTIKTDRFLVGTPHYPEHVDESYWERDAKRMAEAGFNVARLGEFAWHIFEPKLGTFDFDLFDRAIAVLARHGISTIMCTPTATPPRWLTAAHPEILRVDGNGRTMSHGSRQHADTASPVFREHSKRITKAMAEHYRGNPAVIGWQTDNELNTSMPESFSPSTLKEFQSYLANKYGTIDKLNFTWGGDFWATAYDDFSQVVLPLDFAPTFPSPGHLQDYHRFLAFATARFQHDQVEILRATKADWFIFHNLGGLRDIDFRGQFSTDLDFVGYDIYPMLYDEFQRIGNHAKVQALHLDICRGFSGNYIIPEQQSGFGSQPGFCTLTPEPGEMRRMAMSSVARGADGLMFFRWRPAHFGAEIYWMGIIDHDDVPRHRYDEAKQFATEMTALKDKILGTHVRMDVGIAGSDFDNQEAHKTYSIGLPSPQDDAVLLHQYCYDRGIACGFIHPEDDLSRLKLLYVPHWVMWKDGWTERLEAFARGGGTVIIGARTGTRDENNHVIREAAPGSSLTRLTGVTVEDFGRLAAPGANGLFDVMSRSGGLVMPPNRPAESHNRVRRFTIGNRELEGAHFYENLAVADDVEIVATWSNRYAEGTPMATSRRVGKGRVLYLGTYLTADLTAALADRTFTDAGVEPLIADLPDGVEITMRQNDERHLLFIQNYADQHAELTSVPRGVNLLDGGKSVSGALSLEAYGCAIVELG from the coding sequence ATGATCCTTCAGGAGCCTGATACCGTGTCAGTCAATACCAGTACCAAAGACCTTTCCGTATGGCGCACCATCAAGACCGACAGGTTTCTCGTCGGCACGCCGCATTATCCGGAACATGTCGATGAAAGCTATTGGGAGCGTGATGCCAAGCGCATGGCCGAAGCCGGCTTCAATGTCGCCCGCCTCGGCGAGTTCGCCTGGCATATCTTCGAGCCGAAGCTCGGCACGTTCGATTTTGATCTCTTCGATCGCGCCATCGCGGTCCTTGCTCGCCACGGCATCAGCACCATCATGTGCACGCCGACCGCGACGCCGCCGCGCTGGCTGACGGCAGCCCATCCGGAAATCCTCCGTGTCGATGGCAATGGCCGGACGATGAGCCACGGCTCGCGCCAGCATGCCGATACGGCAAGCCCTGTTTTCCGCGAACACAGCAAGCGCATTACCAAGGCGATGGCTGAGCACTATCGCGGCAATCCCGCAGTGATCGGCTGGCAGACGGACAACGAGCTCAACACCAGCATGCCGGAATCCTTCTCGCCTTCGACGCTGAAGGAATTCCAGTCCTATCTCGCGAATAAATATGGCACGATCGACAAGCTCAATTTTACCTGGGGCGGAGATTTCTGGGCGACCGCCTATGACGATTTCAGCCAGGTCGTGTTGCCCCTGGACTTCGCACCGACCTTCCCAAGCCCGGGGCATCTTCAGGATTACCACCGCTTCCTGGCTTTCGCGACAGCGCGTTTCCAGCACGATCAGGTGGAAATCCTGCGCGCAACCAAAGCCGACTGGTTCATCTTCCACAATCTCGGCGGCCTGCGCGATATCGATTTTCGCGGTCAGTTCTCCACCGATCTCGATTTCGTCGGCTACGATATCTATCCAATGCTCTACGACGAGTTCCAGCGTATCGGCAACCACGCCAAGGTGCAGGCGCTGCATCTGGACATTTGCCGTGGCTTCTCGGGCAATTACATCATCCCCGAACAGCAATCCGGCTTCGGCAGCCAGCCCGGCTTCTGCACGCTGACGCCGGAACCCGGCGAGATGCGCCGCATGGCGATGTCCTCGGTTGCGCGCGGCGCCGATGGGCTGATGTTCTTCCGCTGGCGGCCGGCGCATTTCGGTGCTGAAATCTACTGGATGGGCATCATCGATCATGACGACGTGCCGCGTCATCGGTATGACGAGGCAAAGCAGTTTGCCACCGAGATGACGGCGCTGAAGGACAAGATCCTTGGCACCCATGTGCGTATGGATGTCGGCATCGCCGGCTCCGATTTCGACAATCAGGAAGCACACAAGACCTATTCGATCGGCCTGCCGAGCCCGCAGGACGACGCCGTGCTGCTGCATCAATATTGCTACGATCGCGGCATCGCCTGCGGCTTCATTCACCCCGAAGACGATCTTTCACGGCTAAAGCTGCTTTATGTGCCGCATTGGGTGATGTGGAAGGATGGCTGGACCGAACGGCTGGAGGCCTTTGCGCGCGGCGGCGGCACCGTGATTATCGGCGCGCGCACCGGGACGCGCGATGAAAACAACCACGTCATCCGCGAGGCGGCACCGGGTTCGTCGTTGACGCGACTGACGGGTGTCACGGTCGAGGATTTCGGCCGTTTGGCGGCACCGGGTGCCAATGGTCTTTTCGATGTCATGTCACGCTCCGGCGGATTGGTGATGCCACCCAACCGCCCTGCCGAATCCCATAACCGCGTTCGCCGTTTCACCATTGGCAACCGCGAGCTGGAAGGTGCTCACTTCTATGAGAACCTGGCGGTCGCCGACGATGTCGAGATAGTGGCGACCTGGTCGAACCGCTATGCCGAAGGCACGCCGATGGCAACGTCGCGCCGCGTTGGCAAGGGCAGGGTGCTCTATCTCGGTACTTATCTGACAGCCGACCTGACGGCAGCGCTGGCCGACCGCACCTTCACGGATGCAGGCGTCGAACCGTTGATCGCCGATCTGCCGGATGGCGTCGAAATAACAATGCGCCAGAACGATGAAAGGCATCTTCTGTTCATCCAGAACTACGCCGACCAGCACGCGGAACTGACCAGCGTCCCGCGCGGCGTCAATCTCCTTGACGGCGGCAAATCGGTGTCCGGTGCGCTGTCGCTCGAAGCCTATGGCTGCGCGATCGTCGAGTTGGGCTGA
- a CDS encoding nuclear transport factor 2 family protein gives MTTTFIKTLIFAAVAVGMCTTTQAAEPPSRPTANQGKTMSNPTYVQDYQAISEVLNKYIEGCKQAKSSIMKSAFHPQATMYSVGPDGKLSGGAIPILFEGIDKDFRPSPDATAAITRIEIVGTAASARIDANDMSGISFTDFFHLLKVDGQWTVVSKIFQTHVAP, from the coding sequence GTGACGACGACTTTCATCAAGACTTTGATTTTTGCGGCAGTCGCAGTTGGCATGTGCACAACCACCCAAGCCGCAGAGCCGCCAAGCCGCCCAACAGCCAACCAAGGAAAAACCATGAGCAACCCGACATATGTGCAGGATTACCAAGCCATCTCCGAAGTGCTGAACAAGTACATCGAAGGCTGCAAGCAAGCCAAGAGCAGCATCATGAAGTCCGCTTTCCACCCCCAGGCAACGATGTACAGCGTCGGCCCGGATGGCAAGCTCAGCGGCGGCGCGATCCCGATCTTGTTCGAGGGGATCGACAAGGATTTTCGCCCGTCTCCCGACGCGACGGCCGCGATAACCCGCATCGAGATCGTCGGTACGGCGGCTAGCGCCCGCATCGACGCCAACGACATGTCGGGCATCTCGTTCACCGACTTCTTCCATCTGCTTAAGGTCGATGGCCAGTGGACAGTGGTGAGCAAGATTTTCCAGACGCACGTGGCGCCTTAA
- a CDS encoding DUF4034 domain-containing protein, with protein sequence MQTITSSPPLPLDGPQWARLRQQEELRKAMLERRFDELERIMAALEAAWWQPADLPDDRYTFLATSSGLFDNASVDTALRLELLNGWIQAYPGSYHARQILGHYYFRRACDIRTAAWASEVGEDQWVAAHMACVTAAEYLLKAMALSERPALAAETMMQISQYLGQPDFVDALFRGEPVEKTMQREEFEPDLYDAASARLARHGLKPPGIVTATLPASLPPLKDGDVGNPGFYWLRYCLSLRPRWPDILADYAQYLSPRWGGSDGEVEKFAAGPLCSSLSERERNSVRWPGIQDALTLPEYPQPGDTREIAARQKIFKSWLARDLPDRLRFISLGKYANFTNYSLADAELAHQRHVESVRYCKPPGTYPAIDGPFRDFTNVMLIKRLEDHEGAYASVLQTAVRRFDEPTMLTVAAFAWQFGMWGITADPAIATRLIDRAAQLEPFYEPDEFTPMHACRMMWDGGFQKEATYLTRAFAERRVYSAAASMYDITRGIRPDTDPELLDGEEADHWLELAVEDGEAVALHNYAWRLENVDDIDLTVRQNFERVRNLYVGAMHGGVEMAMIRVASVDRRHGNAEEKQQAVTEMKSLVTYHDDHIAGEAYGEVVLAYKYGQGVPKSEFVAMQWFDRYKELFPDHSTMEWMETQVYGSTGMQMAGRALKAFFLGKKLSQEHLPPK encoded by the coding sequence ATGCAGACAATCACAAGCTCGCCTCCCTTGCCGCTGGATGGTCCGCAATGGGCTCGGCTGCGCCAGCAGGAAGAACTGCGAAAGGCGATGCTTGAGCGGCGCTTCGACGAGCTCGAGCGCATCATGGCGGCGCTCGAAGCGGCGTGGTGGCAGCCTGCTGATTTGCCCGATGACCGCTACACGTTCCTTGCAACCAGCTCTGGCCTGTTTGACAATGCCAGCGTCGACACCGCCCTCAGGCTTGAATTGCTGAATGGCTGGATCCAAGCCTATCCAGGCTCCTACCATGCAAGACAAATCCTCGGTCACTATTATTTTCGCAGGGCCTGTGACATCCGAACGGCAGCCTGGGCATCCGAGGTCGGTGAGGACCAATGGGTCGCCGCGCACATGGCTTGCGTAACAGCAGCCGAATATCTGCTCAAGGCGATGGCGCTCTCGGAGCGACCGGCGCTTGCCGCTGAAACCATGATGCAGATCAGCCAGTACCTTGGTCAGCCAGATTTCGTCGATGCACTGTTTCGTGGTGAGCCCGTTGAAAAGACCATGCAGCGGGAGGAGTTTGAGCCGGATCTTTATGATGCGGCATCTGCCCGGCTTGCCAGACATGGATTAAAGCCGCCCGGCATTGTAACGGCAACGCTTCCTGCCTCTCTTCCGCCCTTGAAGGACGGTGATGTCGGGAATCCAGGCTTTTACTGGCTGCGATACTGCCTTTCTCTGCGGCCACGATGGCCGGATATCCTGGCAGATTACGCGCAGTATTTGAGCCCTCGATGGGGCGGCAGTGATGGAGAGGTCGAAAAATTCGCGGCGGGCCCTTTGTGTTCTTCACTGAGCGAGCGGGAACGCAATTCCGTCCGATGGCCGGGAATTCAGGATGCATTGACGCTCCCCGAATATCCGCAGCCGGGCGACACTCGCGAGATCGCAGCCAGACAGAAGATTTTCAAGAGCTGGCTGGCCCGGGATCTCCCTGATCGCCTGCGTTTCATTTCTCTCGGGAAATACGCGAATTTTACCAATTACTCGCTTGCCGACGCGGAACTGGCGCATCAGCGCCATGTCGAATCCGTCCGCTATTGCAAGCCGCCGGGAACCTATCCCGCCATAGATGGCCCGTTTCGGGACTTCACCAATGTGATGCTGATCAAGCGTTTGGAGGACCATGAGGGAGCCTATGCCAGCGTCCTGCAAACCGCCGTTCGCCGTTTCGATGAACCAACGATGCTCACTGTCGCAGCATTTGCGTGGCAGTTCGGCATGTGGGGGATCACGGCCGATCCGGCGATTGCCACGCGGTTGATCGACCGGGCGGCGCAGCTCGAGCCGTTTTATGAACCTGATGAATTTACGCCGATGCATGCCTGCCGGATGATGTGGGACGGAGGGTTTCAAAAGGAGGCAACCTATCTTACCCGCGCCTTTGCCGAGCGACGCGTCTATTCCGCTGCGGCAAGCATGTATGACATCACGCGAGGAATCCGGCCCGATACCGATCCGGAGTTGCTTGACGGCGAGGAAGCCGATCACTGGCTCGAACTGGCTGTCGAAGACGGTGAGGCAGTTGCTTTGCACAATTATGCATGGCGCCTTGAAAATGTTGACGATATTGATTTGACGGTCCGGCAAAATTTCGAACGCGTCCGCAATCTTTATGTCGGAGCGATGCATGGCGGCGTGGAAATGGCAATGATCAGGGTTGCGAGCGTCGACCGGCGGCACGGAAATGCAGAGGAAAAACAGCAGGCCGTCACCGAGATGAAATCCCTTGTCACCTACCATGACGACCACATTGCCGGTGAAGCCTATGGCGAGGTTGTCCTGGCCTATAAATATGGCCAGGGCGTTCCCAAAAGCGAGTTTGTCGCCATGCAGTGGTTCGACCGATACAAGGAGCTTTTCCCGGACCATTCGACAATGGAATGGATGGAAACGCAGGTCTATGGATCGACGGGAATGCAAATGGCCGGGCGGGCGTTGAAGGCGTTCTTCCTCGGCAAGAAGCTCTCACAAGAGCATCTCCCACCGAAATAA
- a CDS encoding MFS transporter encodes MQSASRSRLTNRSLVALAVLNFFLADARDGLGPFLDGFLATHGWSPMTLGLIATLGGILGMIATPLFGAWVDASLRKRMLIVIPVVLVTAAALWTLASPDNASVFGGQSATAIVGAVIGPALMGLTLGLVGERHFSRQVSTNEFWNHAGNVVSLAGIYFATIAFGLNGIIGLMVLTAAATVLAVFAIDPAQIDHQVARGLAHDDGAPGPSGYSVLVGSKGLILLAVTLMIFHFGNAPMSRLIAQDFSIQLGTPFRTTAITTGVSQLSMIVMALAAPFLIRRFGLASVFVIALLALPIRGAIAGSFSSFAVIFPVQILDGVGAGLIGIATPIAAERILSGTGRFNVGLAAVMTVQGIGASLSNVVAGWLTNIGGYGLAYWVHGGVAVFAVVAFFAGYKSIAPAQKNDIGEVDALAVATP; translated from the coding sequence ATGCAATCCGCTTCCCGTTCTCGCCTGACCAACCGTTCGCTGGTGGCCCTTGCCGTCCTCAACTTCTTTCTTGCCGATGCACGCGACGGCCTGGGGCCTTTCTTGGACGGCTTTCTGGCAACCCATGGGTGGTCGCCGATGACGCTCGGTTTGATCGCGACGCTCGGTGGTATATTGGGTATGATTGCAACGCCGCTGTTCGGTGCGTGGGTGGATGCCTCCCTCCGTAAACGCATGCTGATCGTTATCCCAGTCGTGCTTGTCACCGCCGCCGCACTCTGGACGCTTGCAAGCCCTGACAATGCGTCGGTCTTCGGCGGACAGTCAGCGACGGCTATCGTCGGCGCAGTCATCGGCCCGGCACTGATGGGGCTTACGCTTGGTCTCGTCGGTGAGCGACATTTCTCGAGGCAGGTTTCCACGAACGAATTCTGGAACCACGCCGGTAATGTCGTATCGCTCGCCGGCATCTATTTCGCGACCATAGCATTTGGTCTGAACGGCATCATCGGGCTGATGGTCTTGACGGCCGCTGCCACCGTGCTTGCGGTGTTCGCGATCGATCCCGCCCAGATAGATCATCAAGTGGCACGCGGTCTTGCCCATGACGACGGCGCGCCAGGTCCCTCAGGCTATTCCGTGCTGGTCGGCAGCAAAGGCCTGATCCTGCTTGCGGTCACACTGATGATCTTCCATTTCGGCAATGCGCCGATGAGCAGGCTCATCGCACAGGATTTCTCGATCCAGCTCGGCACGCCGTTCCGCACTACCGCCATAACAACGGGTGTCTCCCAGCTTTCTATGATCGTGATGGCGCTGGCCGCACCGTTTCTCATTCGCCGCTTCGGGCTCGCATCGGTCTTTGTCATCGCTTTGCTGGCCTTGCCGATCCGCGGCGCCATCGCCGGTTCTTTCAGCAGTTTTGCGGTCATCTTTCCCGTGCAGATTCTGGACGGCGTCGGGGCAGGACTGATCGGTATCGCCACGCCGATCGCGGCGGAAAGGATACTGTCGGGCACGGGACGCTTCAATGTCGGGCTGGCTGCGGTCATGACCGTTCAGGGGATTGGCGCCTCGCTGAGCAACGTCGTTGCGGGCTGGCTTACCAATATCGGTGGATATGGGCTTGCCTATTGGGTCCATGGCGGCGTAGCCGTTTTCGCGGTCGTCGCTTTTTTCGCCGGATACAAGAGCATTGCGCCAGCACAAAAGAACGATATTGGTGAGGTCGACGCCCTTGCCGTCGCCACACCCTGA
- a CDS encoding alpha/beta hydrolase, which produces MKTITTAVALSALSLAVGNASAADRPGVEHHVAKFLQSLEGGKTLDTMTPVEARAALAGAQAAPEVALPAADVSEKTIRVNGSDLKLTIVRPAGSKQQTLPAFMYFHGGGWVLGDFPTHERLVRDLVTGSGAVAVFVNYTLSPEAGYGVAVEQGYAATKWVAEHGKEINVDGKRLAVAGNSAGGNLAAVVALMASEKGEPVLRSQVLLCPVTDANFDTPSYKEFANGYFLTKDLMVWFWDHYTSDVEARKQIYASPLQATTEQLKGLPPTLIQTAEFDVLRDEAEAYARKLDAAGVHVKSVRYNGMIHDFGLSNAFSHLPAPRSAIAQASQELKTNLGK; this is translated from the coding sequence ATGAAAACCATCACCACCGCAGTCGCCCTTTCCGCCCTGAGCCTGGCGGTTGGTAACGCGTCTGCAGCCGATCGGCCGGGCGTTGAACACCACGTAGCAAAATTCTTGCAATCCCTTGAAGGCGGCAAGACGCTCGACACCATGACGCCTGTCGAGGCCCGCGCGGCGCTGGCGGGTGCCCAGGCTGCTCCCGAAGTGGCCTTGCCGGCGGCTGACGTCAGCGAGAAGACCATCCGCGTCAATGGCAGCGACCTGAAGCTGACGATCGTTCGTCCAGCCGGCAGCAAACAGCAGACCTTGCCTGCCTTCATGTACTTCCACGGAGGCGGCTGGGTGTTGGGCGACTTCCCGACCCACGAACGGCTGGTGCGTGACCTGGTGACCGGCTCGGGTGCGGTGGCGGTCTTCGTCAACTACACCCTGTCGCCTGAGGCAGGATATGGCGTTGCGGTCGAACAAGGCTATGCCGCGACAAAATGGGTGGCGGAGCATGGCAAGGAGATCAACGTCGATGGCAAGCGCCTCGCCGTAGCTGGGAACAGCGCAGGCGGCAACCTGGCCGCCGTGGTTGCCTTGATGGCGAGCGAAAAGGGTGAACCTGTACTACGTTCGCAAGTGTTGCTGTGTCCGGTGACGGATGCAAACTTCGACACGCCGTCGTACAAGGAGTTTGCCAACGGCTACTTCCTGACGAAGGACTTGATGGTGTGGTTCTGGGACCATTACACGAGCGATGTCGAGGCACGCAAGCAGATCTACGCTTCGCCGCTGCAGGCGACGACCGAGCAGCTCAAGGGCTTGCCGCCGACGCTGATCCAGACCGCCGAATTCGACGTCCTGCGCGATGAAGCCGAGGCTTATGCCCGCAAGCTCGACGCTGCGGGTGTGCATGTGAAGTCGGTGCGCTACAACGGCATGATTCACGACTTTGGGCTGTCCAACGCGTTCAGCCATCTGCCGGCGCCCCGCAGCGCGATCGCGCAGGCATCGCAAGAACTCAAGACTAACCTGGGCAAATAA
- a CDS encoding M48 family metallopeptidase: MDGNAGLWIDGNANGRAGVEGVLPRQEALTRASPTEISITMATPPQSPREGRWRALIWLAFGDVSLLVCGAVLVLSPLLLALLLPSRLLLVLLALPSLSWVFYGLMVLRAYAAVPTPPVSNGILLNPGKVPALAGELERLRLACDAPAFTAVYINAELNASIYQTGSRAGQPKHILVLGLPLLALLTGKQAAVVIAHEYAHISRQHGHFARWAYVARQRWSALGELHERNHRLITAPLRLFLSWYVPRMMRETLEFSRRCEMVADAQAIAVCGSDIAFEAETALALRQRAMSSRFWPDIFAQAGNDDIAQTRPFTQLLTEPASSRPRDGAQAAVWLHESLCQEPDSHSTHPVFFERIAATGFDPAGPLPEQLPWHLGETSAAMDWLRAEAPGIAAQLDADWRETAAQGWRDAKEWRAYQHREFSKLLQRREQQVFDEQDWLELARLAETFDPAGTLRAEAVTQGLQHSPEDPALLQLKAGDLEQDGDIDGAISIWHRIGQPPSSSEYKAHRHLCELYLWMGDKPAAEHHRQIADQLWAGEDVGQSVSKGLFPHGMDASELTLLQGTLQPLFQHARAIWLCRDTPPGTASQPRWFLYVQAYDSWFMRLVGKLTGEEDINASVCKRLLERLQTRLHLYLEVRFIGPGDQIPAHCTHGSLIAQAGSAASPTIDRLESP; the protein is encoded by the coding sequence ATGGATGGAAACGCAGGTCTATGGATCGACGGGAATGCAAATGGCCGGGCGGGCGTTGAAGGCGTTCTTCCTCGGCAAGAAGCTCTCACAAGAGCATCTCCCACCGAAATAAGCATCACAATGGCCACGCCCCCACAGTCCCCGCGTGAAGGCAGATGGCGAGCCTTGATCTGGCTCGCCTTTGGCGATGTGTCTTTGCTCGTCTGCGGAGCCGTGCTGGTCCTGTCCCCTCTCCTGCTTGCATTGTTGCTGCCTTCGCGGCTTCTGCTGGTGCTTCTAGCCTTGCCGTCGCTATCATGGGTCTTTTACGGGCTGATGGTCCTGCGTGCCTATGCGGCAGTGCCCACGCCACCGGTTTCGAATGGCATATTGCTGAACCCCGGCAAGGTTCCCGCTCTTGCGGGGGAGCTTGAACGATTGCGGCTTGCCTGCGACGCGCCCGCCTTCACGGCTGTCTATATTAACGCCGAGCTTAACGCCTCCATCTACCAGACAGGGTCCCGTGCCGGTCAGCCAAAGCATATTCTGGTGCTTGGCTTGCCGCTTCTAGCCCTGTTGACAGGAAAGCAGGCCGCGGTCGTCATTGCACACGAATACGCACATATCTCCCGGCAGCATGGCCATTTTGCGCGTTGGGCCTATGTGGCGCGTCAACGCTGGTCGGCGCTTGGCGAATTGCATGAGCGCAATCATCGGCTGATCACCGCGCCGCTCAGATTGTTTCTCTCATGGTACGTGCCCCGTATGATGCGCGAAACACTGGAGTTTTCACGCCGTTGCGAGATGGTTGCCGATGCGCAGGCGATTGCGGTTTGCGGCAGCGACATTGCATTCGAGGCAGAAACAGCTCTGGCGTTGCGGCAAAGGGCCATGTCCAGCCGGTTCTGGCCGGATATATTTGCGCAAGCGGGCAATGATGACATCGCTCAGACGCGGCCATTTACGCAGCTTTTGACGGAACCAGCGAGCAGTCGTCCGCGCGACGGCGCGCAGGCAGCCGTCTGGCTGCATGAAAGCCTCTGCCAGGAACCGGATAGTCACAGCACACATCCCGTCTTTTTCGAGCGCATCGCGGCAACGGGATTTGATCCGGCAGGCCCCCTGCCCGAACAACTGCCCTGGCACCTTGGAGAGACATCGGCGGCCATGGATTGGTTGAGAGCGGAAGCCCCCGGCATCGCCGCGCAGCTTGATGCCGATTGGCGCGAAACCGCGGCGCAAGGTTGGCGGGATGCAAAAGAATGGCGCGCATATCAACACCGCGAATTCTCAAAGCTTCTGCAGCGTCGCGAACAACAGGTGTTTGACGAGCAGGACTGGTTGGAGCTGGCTCGACTGGCCGAGACATTCGATCCAGCAGGCACGCTTCGCGCCGAAGCAGTTACACAAGGATTGCAGCACTCCCCTGAAGACCCAGCGCTTCTTCAGCTAAAGGCCGGTGATCTGGAGCAAGACGGCGATATCGACGGCGCGATTTCCATATGGCATCGCATCGGTCAGCCCCCTTCCTCGTCCGAATATAAGGCTCATCGTCATCTTTGCGAACTCTACTTGTGGATGGGAGACAAGCCAGCGGCGGAACACCATCGGCAGATCGCCGATCAATTGTGGGCTGGCGAAGATGTAGGTCAATCCGTATCCAAAGGTCTTTTTCCTCACGGAATGGATGCGTCCGAACTCACCTTGCTGCAGGGCACACTTCAGCCGCTCTTCCAGCATGCGCGCGCCATCTGGCTTTGCCGCGACACGCCACCGGGTACGGCAAGCCAGCCGCGGTGGTTCCTCTATGTGCAAGCCTATGACAGCTGGTTCATGCGTCTGGTCGGCAAACTGACCGGCGAGGAGGATATCAATGCTTCCGTCTGCAAACGGCTGCTGGAGCGGCTGCAGACGCGGCTACATCTCTATCTGGAGGTCCGCTTTATCGGGCCGGGCGATCAGATTCCAGCTCATTGCACACACGGCAGCTTGATTGCCCAAGCCGGCTCGGCCGCGTCGCCGACAATTGATCGGCTTGAGAGTCCGTAG
- a CDS encoding GNAT family N-acetyltransferase, giving the protein MTITIRPAQLSDSELILRFIRELAEYEKAAHEVEATTASIEQSLFGPQSVTHAVICEVDGEPVGFAVWFYTYSTWLARNGLYLEDLYVTPQKRGSGAGKALLKYLAKLAVEKGCGRFEWSVLDWNEPAIRVYRSIGAEPQDEWIRYRLAGDTLKAFADS; this is encoded by the coding sequence ATGACGATAACAATACGCCCGGCGCAGCTATCCGATTCAGAACTCATCCTGCGATTTATTCGCGAACTGGCGGAATATGAAAAGGCGGCTCATGAGGTCGAGGCGACGACGGCCTCCATCGAGCAATCCTTGTTCGGTCCTCAATCCGTGACCCATGCGGTCATTTGCGAGGTCGATGGCGAACCGGTGGGTTTCGCGGTGTGGTTCTACACCTATTCCACCTGGCTTGCCCGCAACGGCCTATATCTCGAGGATCTTTACGTCACTCCGCAAAAACGCGGATCGGGCGCGGGCAAGGCGCTGCTGAAATATCTGGCGAAACTCGCGGTCGAGAAAGGCTGCGGCCGGTTCGAATGGAGTGTGCTCGACTGGAACGAACCGGCCATCCGCGTCTATCGTTCCATCGGCGCTGAGCCGCAGGACGAATGGATACGTTACCGGCTGGCGGGCGACACGCTGAAGGCCTTTGCCGATAGCTAA
- a CDS encoding arsenic transporter has product MNALTMTWGIAGLTALGLITRPFALPEAIWAVMGALLLLVFGLIGITDAWVGITKGLDVYLFLIGMMLLSELARREGLFDWLALVATAHAKGSPRRLFVLIYGVGIVVTVFLSNDATAVVLTPAVYAACRAAKVKDPMPYLLICAFIANAASFVLPISNPANLVIFGGGTMPPLSRWFAAFALPSLVSIVVTFLALFWTQRSIINADSVAPDVEEMPLSSSAKLAGIGLCATAVVLLGASTLDFDLGLPTFLAGCLTTAAILLMERKSPVETFKGVSWSVLPLVAGLFVVVEALNRTGLIGSLAQYLSHGAAAYPSQTVAAAGAVTALVSNLVNNLPAGLVAGNAVQAADVSDKIAGAVLIGVDLGPNLSVTGSLATILWLTALRREGLHMGAWPFLKLGVIVMIPALACSIIALIIQ; this is encoded by the coding sequence ATGAACGCACTGACCATGACTTGGGGAATAGCCGGGCTGACTGCACTCGGCCTAATCACACGGCCTTTCGCGCTGCCGGAAGCCATATGGGCGGTCATGGGCGCGCTGCTGCTTCTAGTCTTCGGGCTGATCGGTATCACGGATGCCTGGGTTGGCATCACGAAGGGCCTCGACGTCTATCTCTTTCTCATCGGTATGATGCTGCTCTCCGAACTGGCTCGCCGCGAGGGTCTCTTCGATTGGCTGGCCTTGGTCGCGACTGCCCATGCCAAGGGATCGCCAAGGCGGCTTTTCGTGCTGATCTATGGCGTCGGTATCGTCGTCACCGTCTTTCTCTCGAATGACGCAACGGCCGTCGTGCTGACGCCGGCGGTCTATGCGGCATGCAGGGCGGCGAAGGTGAAGGATCCGATGCCCTATCTCCTCATCTGCGCCTTCATCGCCAATGCCGCGAGCTTCGTGTTGCCGATCTCCAACCCGGCCAATCTGGTGATTTTCGGTGGCGGTACGATGCCGCCGCTGTCACGCTGGTTTGCCGCCTTCGCCTTGCCTTCCCTCGTCTCCATCGTCGTAACGTTCCTTGCGCTCTTCTGGACGCAACGTTCCATCATCAATGCCGATAGCGTCGCGCCGGATGTGGAGGAAATGCCGCTGTCGTCGAGCGCGAAGCTTGCGGGTATCGGTTTGTGTGCCACGGCTGTGGTGCTGCTTGGCGCATCCACGCTCGATTTCGATCTCGGCCTGCCGACATTTTTGGCCGGATGCCTTACCACTGCGGCAATTTTGCTGATGGAGCGCAAAAGTCCGGTTGAGACGTTCAAGGGCGTTTCCTGGAGCGTGCTACCGCTCGTCGCCGGATTGTTCGTCGTCGTCGAGGCGCTGAACCGGACGGGATTGATCGGCAGTCTGGCACAGTATCTTTCGCACGGTGCCGCGGCCTATCCATCACAGACGGTCGCAGCTGCAGGCGCAGTCACCGCTTTGGTTTCCAATCTTGTCAACAATCTGCCGGCGGGTCTTGTGGCAGGCAATGCTGTTCAGGCGGCGGATGTTTCCGACAAGATCGCCGGTGCCGTGCTGATCGGCGTAGATCTCGGGCCTAATCTTTCCGTGACCGGCTCACTCGCAACGATATTGTGGCTGACGGCACTGCGTCGCGAGGGGCTGCATATGGGAGCGTGGCCATTCCTGAAGCTTGGCGTCATCGTGATGATACCAGCGCTCGCCTGTTCCATCATTGCCCTGATAATCCAATAG